CTTAAAATTTATTTGCTTTCTATTTTTTTCTTTTTTTTTCATAATCTCTTAAGGAAGCTATAGCTTGATTTGATAATGGAATTATTGCTATCATATTAAATACTGTCATTAATGCTACTCCTAAATCTCCTAAATCCCAAACCCAGTTATATTGAGCTATTCCTCCAAAGAATAACATTAATAATCCAACTAATTTATAAGCGTGTTGAGCCCACCACTTATCTCCAAATAAAAAAGCTAATATTCCTCTTGAATAAAACATAATTCCTAAGAAAGTACTAAAACTAAATAGAAATAAAATAACAGCTATAAATATAACTCCAATTTCTCCTATATGATAATTCATAGCAGTTTGTAATAAATCCATCCCCATTAAACCTTTTGTTAAATCATTTGGAGCCAATAAAATTATAAAAGCTGAACAACTACAAATAAATAATGTATCTATAAATACTCCAAAAGCTTGAATTAAACCTTGTTTTGAAGGATGAGAAACATCAGCTGCTGCTGCTGCATTAGGGGCTGAACCTGAACCAGCTTCATTTGAGAATAATCCTCTTTTTACCCCATTCATTATTACAGCTCCAAATCCTCCAGATACAACTTGTTTAAATCCAAAAGCTTCCTCTAATATCTCTCCAAACATACTTGGTAATAAACCAATATTTTTTATCATAATAAATATAGTTATTAAAAGATATAAACAAGCCATTATAGGAACTATTTTATCTAAAATATTTACTACACTATTTTTCTTAAATATAATAATAGCTGAAATAATTACTAAAGCTATTGTTGTTTGTAAAGGTGGAATTGAAAAAGCATTTACAAATGATTGTGAAACTGAGTTAGCTACAATTTGACTTATTCCAGCCCAACAAATTAAAGCTGAAATTGAAAATAAAATAGCTATTGTTTTAAAACCACAAGATTGTCTGTAGTGAGTTCCATATGTTGTTGAAGCTACATCTGATTCATCAAGATTTTCTTCTACAAGAACATCATCAGCTCTTACCTCTGTCATTAATTTCATTCTACTTATGTAGTAAGAAGGTCCACCTCTAAATCCTCCGTATAGTGGGTCTTTTTCTTTGTAAATTTGAGCTAAAGTAGATTCTACAAATGAAGTAGCAGCTCCAAATATAGCTACTACCCACATCCAAAATACAGCTCCAGCTCCTCCAAAAGAAACAGCAGCTGCTACTCCAGCTAGATTTCCCATTCCAACTCTTGTAGCAGTAGCCACTATTAAAGCTTGTAATCCTGAAATTGCTTTTTCATTATTTGTTTCTTTAGGTTCTAAAGTAACTCTTATCATTTCAGGAAATAATCTAAATGGTAAAAACTTAGTTCTTACTGTAAACAATATTCCTACTGGTAATAAAATTAATACCATTATACTTAATCCTATTTTAGTGTTTCCAATACTAATTGTAAAAAGGTCTCCCCATAAAAGATTATTTAATCCTCTTACAATAGCAACTATAAAATTTTCTATAATTTCCATCTTCTCCCCCAAAAATATATTTTTAATGAATTTATTATAGAATAATTTTATTTATATGTCAATATTTTTTTAAACATTTTTTTTTAAACATTTTTTATTTTGATTTTTACATTTTGTTGAATATTTTAAAATAAAAATAAGTTTTCACTATATATTTTTATAATGAAAACTTATTTTTCTACTTTTATAATTTTACAATATTTGTCGGTGTTCCTTTTAAATAATTAATTACATTATCAAAAGTAATTTTAGCTCTTATTTTCATTGATTCGTGTGAAGCAAAGGCCACATGTGGAGTTAAAATTGTATTTTTAGCATTTAATAATGGATAATCTGATGGAATAGGTGGCTCCATATCAAAGACATCTATTCCAGCTCCAGCTATTTTTTCTTCATTTAGTATTTCAGCTAAAGCCTTATTATCTACTACTCCACCTCTAGCACAATTTATTAATATGCTTGTTTCTTTCATTAATTCTAATTTTTCTTTAGAAATAAATCCTTTAGTATTATCATCTAATGGAAGATGAAGGGAAATTATATCTGAAGTTTTCATTAACTCATCTATATTAACATATCTTATTCCTAAATTTTTTGCTTCTTCATTTTCTACTACATCATATCCTAATAAGTTAGCTCCCATACATTTAAATAAATTAGCTGTCATTGTTCCTATTCTACCTGTTCCTATAATTCCAACAGTTTTTCCTCTTATTTCTCCACCAATAAGTCCAGCTATAGTTCCACCTTTTCTTATAGCTGAATTACATTTATTTATATTTCTCATTAAATCTAATGTCAATCCAATTACTAATTCAGCCACAGCATTATTAGCATAACCAGCAGCATTACACACAATTATATTTCTTTCTTTAACTAATTTTCCAACATGGTCAAATCCTGTAAAAGCTATTGAAATCATTTTTAAATTAGGAGCAGATTCAATAACTTCATTAGGTAATGGGTTATTAGCTATCATTAAAATATCAGCATCAGAAACTCTTTTTTTCATCTCTTCTATATCTGTTGTTTTAGTATCATAATAAATAAATTCATGTCCCATATTTATTATTTCTTTGCTTAAATTATCTATTACATTTTTTGACACAACTAATGGTTCTATTAATTTTACTTTCATATCTCCTCCCTATTTCATTAAAAAGCAGGTCTTAAAAGACCTGCAAAATATTTTTTATTCATCTGTTGGCTCTACATGAGCATAGTTTCCATCTCTTTTTTTGTAAACAACATTCATTTGTTGAGTTTCCTCATTATTAAAGATGTAAAAATCTTTTCCTAAAGTTTCCATTTGAAGAATTGCTTCATCTAATGTCATAGGTTTTGATTCCATAGAAACTTTTACTATTTGTTTTGTTGCTTCTGTGGAAACTGTATTTGTTGCTAAATCAAATTTAAATACTCTTTGAGAAACAACATCATTATTATCTCTTAATTTTTCTTTATATTTTCTTATTTGTCCTTCTAATATACTTGTTGCTTTATCTATAGCTACATAAAGGTCTCCCTCTGTTGAAACTGCTTTTAATACTGTTCCGTTAATATGAGCTCTCATTTCAGCAGTATGAGAAGGCCCTTTTTTTAATTTTACAGCTGATAATGTAACTACAACTTCACTAATACGGTCGAAAAATTTATCTAATTTCTCTACTCTTTTTACTGCATAATCATTAATAGGGTCTGTAACAACTAAATGTCTTCCGTTTATAGATATTTTCATAAACACCACTCCTTCTAGTACCTCTAGTATAATCTTGATGTACCATTTTTATAACTCTCTCCCTCTTCTAGAGAAGTTATTTATAACCCTTAGACGAATTTTTTGTTTTTTTTGTTTAATTTTCTAAAAATAATTTTCCATTTTTTACAGAATAACTTTTATCTGTTATATTTGCCAATTCTCTAGAGTGAGTTACAACAATTATTGTTTGTTTATTTTCCTTATTTATCTTTTTTAAAAGATTGTGAATTTCATTACTTGTTTCCTCATCTAAATTTCCTGTAGGCTCATCAGCTAAAATTATTTTTGGATTATTTATTAAAGCTCTGGCTATGGCAACTCTTTGTTTTTCTCCACCAGATAATTGATTTGGTTTATGATAATATCTCTCTCCTAAACCAACCTTATTTAAAATGTCTTTTGCCTTTTCCTCTATATTTTTTTTATCATTATAATTTGTAAGTAAAGCTGGTAACATTACATTTTCTAAAGCTGTAAATTCTGGTAAAAGATAGTGAAATTGAAAAACAAAACCAATATCTTTATTTTTTAATATATCTATTTTCTTATGATTTCCCCTATCTATTTTTTCTCCACATATATAAATCTCTCCACTATCTATTGTATCTAAAAGTCCAATAACATTTAATAGAGTAGATTTTCCAGAACCTGATTTTCCTACAATAGATATAAATTCTCCCTCTTCAATAGTTAAATTTAAATCTTTTAATATATGTAAAGTTTCACTAACTCCCTTATATTCTTTATAAATATTTTTCAATTCTAGTATATTACTCATATCTCAATGCCTCCATTGTTTCCATTTTTCCTGCTCTATAAGCTGGAAATATACTTGATAAAAATATTACTATAAAGTTTATAAATACTATTATTAAAATCTCTTTTGCTGATATTTCTATAGGCACTTTGCTTAAATAATAAATACTTGTTATTCCTGCTATTGAATAATTTTTTATATACCATAAAATTCCTAAAGAAAGCATTACTCCTATAAAAATTCCTATAACTCCTAAAAGCATTCCCTCTATTAAAAATATTTTCATTATATTTTTTTTAGTAAATCCCATAGCTCTCATTATTCCAATATCTTTTATCTTTTCTCTAACCAACATATTCATTATAACCCAAACAACAAATCCAGCTATAACAACTATTAAAGAAAATACAATTATCATTACAGTTTTTTCTAAAGCCAAAGCAGATAATAAATTTTTATTTTGAGAACCCCAAGTTCTATTAAATACTCCAAATTTTTCAAACAACTCATTAGAAATTTTTTCAGCTTCATAAGGATTATAAAGAGTTATTTCTAAATTTGTAATTCTATCCTCCATATACATCATATATTGAGCTGTTTCTAAAGGAATAATTACCATATTTATATCATATTCATAATAACCACTTTCAAAAACTCCAGCTATTTCAAAAGGTAACTCTTGATTTTCTGCTGATACCACAGTGATTTTATTCCCTATTTTTGCTCCAAGTTGTTTGTATAATTCATTTCCTATGTAAATCCCATTTTTCTTTTGAGGATTTATCTTTCCAGCAACTATTTTTTTATCTAACTCAATAGCTTCTTGAGCTTTTTTTATATCAAACCCCTCTATTTTTACCCCAGAAATATAATCTCCATAAACTCCTTTATATTTAATAAGTCCTTGAGTAGAAATTTTAGGTAAAACTCCCTTTACTTCTGGAATTTTTCTTATTTCTTTTTCTAATTTTTCATATTCTATTTTATTATTTACATCATATACACTAACATGACTACTTAATGATAAAATACTATCAATCATATTTTTATCAAGTCCATTAGAAATACCAATAGAGACAATTAATACAGTAATTCCTATCATTATCCCTATAATACCTATGATACTTTGTTTCTTTTTTTCTAGTATGTGTTTTTTAGCTATAAAGAACTCAAACATCTATTCTCCTTTAAAAATTTATATATATTTTTCTAAATCTTCATCTAACTCAGGAAACCAATCTTGTAATTTTAATTTTGCTTTTCCTTTTACATCTTCATCAATATAATCACTTAATTTTTTAATAACTATTGTTAGAGCTGCAATATCATCAATAAATCCAACTCCTAAAAGTAAATCTGGAACTAAATCTATTGGAGCAATTAAATAACCTAAAGCTCCAACTATCAAGGCTTTTTCTTGAATAGAAATATCATCTCTTTGTAAAATATAATATAGAATAAGAGCATAATAAATTCCCTTAACTCCTATTTTAGTTGCAAATTTTTTAATTTTATCCCAAAAATTATCCTCTTCAAAAAACTTTCTATATTCATCTGTATTAAAATTTTCTTCTGTTAATTTATCTTCTTCAAATTTCCCCTCTAATATTTCATATTCTTTTTCTTTATTTATTTCCATAACTTTCCTCCCTTTTTTATTTTATTATACAAATTTTTTTTAATTTTTAAAAGGTATAATTTTTGTATATTTTTTATGATATAATATTAAAAAAAATTAGGAGGATAGGAGTATTATATTTATAAATTGCTAATAATAAATAAAATTTTATAATTAAAAAATATTTCTATTTTAGCAAAGAAAATATAATGCTTTTAAAAAAATTATGGATAATTTAACTAATAAAAAGATTAATAAAATAAGAAATTTAATGAAAAAAAATCAAATAAACTTTTTTATTTTACCACTTTCAGATTACCACAACAGTGAATATCCTTGTGGTTATTTTAAAGCTTTAAGATTTGTATCAGGTTTTACTGGTTCTAATGGAACTCTTTTAATCTCTGAAACTGAGTCTTTCCTTTGGACTGATGGAAGATATTTTAGTCAGTGTGAAAAAGAATTAAAAGATAGTGAAATAAAATTAATGAAGATGGCTGTTACAGGTTATCCATCTCTTTTAGAATTTATTGAAAAAAATATTTCAAAAAATCAAATTTTAGGTTTTGATGGTAGATTATTTTCATATGATACTTACTATAAAATATTTCAAATTTCTAAAAAAAATAATTTTGAAATAAAAAATAATATAGATTTTATTGATGAAATATGGAAAGATAGACCAGTTCTACCAAAAGAAAAAGCCTATATTTTAGATGAAACTTATACAGGATTGTCTTTTAATAAAAAATTAGAATTAATAAGAGACAATATGAAAAAAAATAATTGTACTACTTACATTTTATCTTCATTAGAAGATATAGCTTGGTTATTCAATTTAAGAGGAAATGATATTCAATATAATCCTTTTATTTTATCTTATTCTGTAATAACTTTAGATAAAGTTTTATTATTTGTAGATATTTCAAAAATTGATAAAAATGTAGAAAATTACTTAAATAAAAACTCTATAGAAATATTTGATTATTTTGAAATATATAATTATATAAAAAATATTTCTGTTAATGAAACTATTTTAATAGATTATCAAAATACAAATAGTTTTATTATTGAGAGTATAAATAAAGATATAAAAGTTATAAATAAAGAAAATCCTACAATACTACTAAAAGCAATAAAAAATGAAACTGAAATAAATAATACAATAAAAGCTCATATAAAAGATGGTATTGCTTTAACTAAATTTATGTATTGGTTAAAAAATATAAAAGATAAAAAAATTTCAGAGCTTGATATAGTAGAAAAGATAGAAGAATTTAGAAAAAAAGATAGTAGTTATCTTGGAAATAATTTTAGTACCATAGCTGCTTTTGGTAAAAATTCTCCTATGATGCACTACCTACCTACTGAAAATTCTTATTCAAATATAGAAAAAGGAAATTTTTTACTTGTGGATACAGGAGGACATTATTTATTTGGAAGTAGTGATACAACTAGAACTTTTGCAATAGGTGAAGTTACTCAAGAAATGAAAAAACACTATACCTATGTTTTAAAAAGTTTAATCTCTCTTTCTAAAGCAAAATTTCCTGAAGGGACTCTTTGTGGAAATTTAGATACTATTGCTAGAAATGTAATTTGGAATTTAACTCTTGATTATAGATGTGCTACAGGTCATGGAGTTGGATATGTAGGTAGTGTACATGAAGGACCAAATATTTTAAGAGGAACTAGCCAAGTACCTATGAAAAAATCTATGATAACAACTGTTGAACCAGGAATATATTTAGAAAATCTATATGGAATTCGTCTTGAAAATGAAATTTTAACAAGAGAATTTTGTAAAAATGAGTATGGAACTTTTTTAAATTTTGAAACTATAACTTTTGTTCCTTTTGATTTTGATGCTGTAGATTTAGAATATTTATCTAAAGATGAAATAGAATGGTTAAATAATTTTAATAATCGTGTTTTCAACACATTAAGACCTTTTTTAGAAGAAAAAGAAGTTTTTTGGTTAGAAAATTTTACTAAAAAATTTTAATTTTTTATAATAAAACACTTGAAATTTAAAAAAAATATAGTATAATATGTACTGAATGTTATTTTTTTAAAATCAAAATAAAAAGGAGAAAAAATTTAAAACAAAATGGAATTGTTAGCGTTTTTGGAGAACAACGATATTGAAAACTTTGAGGAAAATTTAAGTATTATTACTGTGGAAGAAAAAAATTCAAAAGGATTTACTATTCTTCATCTAGCTGTTGAAGAGGGAAAATATGAATTTGTAGATGCTCTTATGTATCATGGAGCTGACCCTAATGTTGAGAATAAAAACCATGAAACACCTCTACATATTGCAGCTAAAAAAGATTTTCATAAAATTTTCAAATTACTTTGGGAATATGGTGCTGACCTTGGTCAAGAAGATTATAAAGGAAGAACTCCTAAAGATATAGCTTTAGAAAACTCTAGTAAAAAAGTTTTAAAAGAAATTGAAGAAATAGAAGAAGATTAAAAAAATTAGGTGTTGGATTAGTCCAACACCTTTTTATTTTCTTGAAAATCTGATATTAAATTTTCTAATACTCCATCATAAGTTGGTAAAGTTTTTATATCAATATCTCCATTATAAATATTTTCTCTTATATTTTCACATGTTTTTTCCTGTAATAAATTATATAACTCTCTTTCTTTTTTATAACTTATTAAATTATATTCATTAGAAGCATTCCAAATCAAATATTCTTCTATTCCTAAATCTTCTAATGCTTTTATCTGTTCATTAATTTCAAATTCAGTATAAATATTATAATTTTTTATCCATTTAGCTGTAAATCCTTGTATCCATGGGCGTATAACTGCTGGATTATCCACTTTAGAATTTCTTTCTATAGAATCTTTTGTAGTTTCATAAACTATTTTATAAGGGTTAAAATCTGGAGTATCTACTCCATAGGAATTTTTAGCATAATGGCTAGGGTACATCATAGGAGAAATATAATCAGAATATCCACTTATAGCTTCCCAATATTGCCCAAGGCCCATATCATCTTGAAAAGTTCCAACCTGTCCAAAAACATCTATGTTTAAAAATATATTTTTTTCCTTTGTAGTTTCATATATTTTTTTAATAAATTGTTGAATTGTTTTAGGCTTTGATAATTTATCTTTATTTTTTATTTCATTTGAAGATTCAGGAAATCTTACATAATCAAGTTGAATCTCATCAACACCTAATTTTATTCCCTCTTCACACAAAAATTTTATATAATTTAAAAATCTTTCACTATAAGGTAATACCCACATTTCTTTATTTTTATTTAATTTTATTTTTTCTTCTGGAAAAGATTTTAAATAAACTTCATCTTTAAAAACTACTATTCTCCCTATTAAATATATATTATTTTCTTTTAATTTTTTTATAATTTCCTCTGGACTTTTTAAATAATATTCTTTTCTAGCAAAAGGATTCAAAGTATCTAATTCTTCCCCCATATCACAAATAATTTTTCCACTCTCATCTTTTATATCAATAACAAAAGTATT
This DNA window, taken from Fusobacterium sp. FSA-380-WT-3A, encodes the following:
- a CDS encoding sodium:alanine symporter family protein; the encoded protein is MEIIENFIVAIVRGLNNLLWGDLFTISIGNTKIGLSIMVLILLPVGILFTVRTKFLPFRLFPEMIRVTLEPKETNNEKAISGLQALIVATATRVGMGNLAGVAAAVSFGGAGAVFWMWVVAIFGAATSFVESTLAQIYKEKDPLYGGFRGGPSYYISRMKLMTEVRADDVLVEENLDESDVASTTYGTHYRQSCGFKTIAILFSISALICWAGISQIVANSVSQSFVNAFSIPPLQTTIALVIISAIIIFKKNSVVNILDKIVPIMACLYLLITIFIMIKNIGLLPSMFGEILEEAFGFKQVVSGGFGAVIMNGVKRGLFSNEAGSGSAPNAAAAADVSHPSKQGLIQAFGVFIDTLFICSCSAFIILLAPNDLTKGLMGMDLLQTAMNYHIGEIGVIFIAVILFLFSFSTFLGIMFYSRGILAFLFGDKWWAQHAYKLVGLLMLFFGGIAQYNWVWDLGDLGVALMTVFNMIAIIPLSNQAIASLRDYEKKRKK
- a CDS encoding 2-hydroxyacid dehydrogenase, whose translation is MKVKLIEPLVVSKNVIDNLSKEIINMGHEFIYYDTKTTDIEEMKKRVSDADILMIANNPLPNEVIESAPNLKMISIAFTGFDHVGKLVKERNIIVCNAAGYANNAVAELVIGLTLDLMRNINKCNSAIRKGGTIAGLIGGEIRGKTVGIIGTGRIGTMTANLFKCMGANLLGYDVVENEEAKNLGIRYVNIDELMKTSDIISLHLPLDDNTKGFISKEKLELMKETSILINCARGGVVDNKALAEILNEEKIAGAGIDVFDMEPPIPSDYPLLNAKNTILTPHVAFASHESMKIRAKITFDNVINYLKGTPTNIVKL
- the hpf gene encoding ribosome hibernation-promoting factor, HPF/YfiA family, with the protein product MKISINGRHLVVTDPINDYAVKRVEKLDKFFDRISEVVVTLSAVKLKKGPSHTAEMRAHINGTVLKAVSTEGDLYVAIDKATSILEGQIRKYKEKLRDNNDVVSQRVFKFDLATNTVSTEATKQIVKVSMESKPMTLDEAILQMETLGKDFYIFNNEETQQMNVVYKKRDGNYAHVEPTDE
- a CDS encoding ABC transporter ATP-binding protein, whose amino-acid sequence is MSNILELKNIYKEYKGVSETLHILKDLNLTIEEGEFISIVGKSGSGKSTLLNVIGLLDTIDSGEIYICGEKIDRGNHKKIDILKNKDIGFVFQFHYLLPEFTALENVMLPALLTNYNDKKNIEEKAKDILNKVGLGERYYHKPNQLSGGEKQRVAIARALINNPKIILADEPTGNLDEETSNEIHNLLKKINKENKQTIIVVTHSRELANITDKSYSVKNGKLFLEN
- a CDS encoding ABC transporter permease — encoded protein: MFEFFIAKKHILEKKKQSIIGIIGIMIGITVLIVSIGISNGLDKNMIDSILSLSSHVSVYDVNNKIEYEKLEKEIRKIPEVKGVLPKISTQGLIKYKGVYGDYISGVKIEGFDIKKAQEAIELDKKIVAGKINPQKKNGIYIGNELYKQLGAKIGNKITVVSAENQELPFEIAGVFESGYYEYDINMVIIPLETAQYMMYMEDRITNLEITLYNPYEAEKISNELFEKFGVFNRTWGSQNKNLLSALALEKTVMIIVFSLIVVIAGFVVWVIMNMLVREKIKDIGIMRAMGFTKKNIMKIFLIEGMLLGVIGIFIGVMLSLGILWYIKNYSIAGITSIYYLSKVPIEISAKEILIIVFINFIVIFLSSIFPAYRAGKMETMEALRYE
- a CDS encoding YkvA family protein, whose amino-acid sequence is MEINKEKEYEILEGKFEEDKLTEENFNTDEYRKFFEEDNFWDKIKKFATKIGVKGIYYALILYYILQRDDISIQEKALIVGALGYLIAPIDLVPDLLLGVGFIDDIAALTIVIKKLSDYIDEDVKGKAKLKLQDWFPELDEDLEKYI
- a CDS encoding aminopeptidase P family N-terminal domain-containing protein, with product MDNLTNKKINKIRNLMKKNQINFFILPLSDYHNSEYPCGYFKALRFVSGFTGSNGTLLISETESFLWTDGRYFSQCEKELKDSEIKLMKMAVTGYPSLLEFIEKNISKNQILGFDGRLFSYDTYYKIFQISKKNNFEIKNNIDFIDEIWKDRPVLPKEKAYILDETYTGLSFNKKLELIRDNMKKNNCTTYILSSLEDIAWLFNLRGNDIQYNPFILSYSVITLDKVLLFVDISKIDKNVENYLNKNSIEIFDYFEIYNYIKNISVNETILIDYQNTNSFIIESINKDIKVINKENPTILLKAIKNETEINNTIKAHIKDGIALTKFMYWLKNIKDKKISELDIVEKIEEFRKKDSSYLGNNFSTIAAFGKNSPMMHYLPTENSYSNIEKGNFLLVDTGGHYLFGSSDTTRTFAIGEVTQEMKKHYTYVLKSLISLSKAKFPEGTLCGNLDTIARNVIWNLTLDYRCATGHGVGYVGSVHEGPNILRGTSQVPMKKSMITTVEPGIYLENLYGIRLENEILTREFCKNEYGTFLNFETITFVPFDFDAVDLEYLSKDEIEWLNNFNNRVFNTLRPFLEEKEVFWLENFTKKF
- a CDS encoding ankyrin repeat domain-containing protein, which encodes MENNDIENFEENLSIITVEEKNSKGFTILHLAVEEGKYEFVDALMYHGADPNVENKNHETPLHIAAKKDFHKIFKLLWEYGADLGQEDYKGRTPKDIALENSSKKVLKEIEEIEED
- a CDS encoding putative glycoside hydrolase, with translation MINLIIIYIITILIPLNMLKVDYLYYITNYKVPVLEKFDNMKEIDEINKNLLVKVIKEKNNKVQIIYYKNFNIKIGWIDKKYISFDKQENYLEKWEDLQIDKFPQKNVLEKHLKNDVRGIYVNSYSLRNRKKLDKLIELTKDTEINTFVIDIKDESGKIICDMGEELDTLNPFARKEYYLKSPEEIIKKLKENNIYLIGRIVVFKDEVYLKSFPEEKIKLNKNKEMWVLPYSERFLNYIKFLCEEGIKLGVDEIQLDYVRFPESSNEIKNKDKLSKPKTIQQFIKKIYETTKEKNIFLNIDVFGQVGTFQDDMGLGQYWEAISGYSDYISPMMYPSHYAKNSYGVDTPDFNPYKIVYETTKDSIERNSKVDNPAVIRPWIQGFTAKWIKNYNIYTEFEINEQIKALEDLGIEEYLIWNASNEYNLISYKKERELYNLLQEKTCENIRENIYNGDIDIKTLPTYDGVLENLISDFQENKKVLD